A genomic region of Nymphaea colorata isolate Beijing-Zhang1983 chromosome 2, ASM883128v2, whole genome shotgun sequence contains the following coding sequences:
- the LOC116246676 gene encoding F-box protein At1g11270-like, producing MGKNNRERKATKQGRKELRSVKQSVSTGEKSVVESSQMTAQSVSNCLPMEIVTEILSRLPPEPLLRFRSVCKSWRDLIDSHDFIHNLHLPRARAASPTNLLYQRMNDLFCFDYESPASTSRKIRLPFPTGDRDVSLTSCRDGLLCLSRLNLRTGVYSFNVVNPITGKGVHLPQTGCRSALHTCQLLWCPDHESVGGGGGVYKVLFVYRETEGGVRSLVCTLHRMDLTWRRIPNSFTTWDNDYGELKESPCVNGAVHRVHSYLREDLECGIAAFDIHQERFTEIGFPPDCCSPEKRCWSASGYLRHVPRVAELRGLLALFHMDGSGTFMETWLLTDYYGGVWTKDHTICLTVLYKELHLDMRNRGPKESLHVYPVVKFSDKELVMRIYAPVPPPPPSSSSCCCSSAGCCSSARFFTYEFFSYDPVLKNTTILSGILDINGLYVESLVSPCETTTTTTTKENKKKKKKKKKKRWIMENGCIASHEH from the exons ATGGGGAAAAATAACAGGGAGAGGAAGGCGACGAAGCAGGGGAGAAAAGAACTTAGGAGCGTGAAGCAGAGCGTCAGTACCGGTGAAAAGAGCGTCGTCGAGTCCAGCCAGATGACTGCTCAGTCGGTTTCTAATTGTCTTCCCATGGAAATAGTGACGGAGATCCTTTCTCGCCTTCCTCCAGAGCCATTGTTGAGGTTCAGGTCGGTCTGCAAGTCATGGCGTGATCTTATCGACAGCCACGACTTCATCCACAATCTGCACCTTCCTCGAGCCAGGGCCGCATCTCCCACGAACCTCCTGTACCAACGGATGAACGACCTGTTCTGCTTTGATTACGAGTCCCCTGCCTCCACCTCCAGGAAGATCCGCCTTCCTTTCCCAACCGGCGATCGCGACGTCTCATTAACCTCCTGTCGCGATGGCTTGCTCTGCTTGTCACGGCTGAATCTGAGGACGGGCGTTTATTCCTTTAATGTCGTCAATCCAATCACCGGAAAGGGTGTGCACCTCCCTCAAACGGGTTGTAGGTCTGCCCTTCATACCTGCCAGCTCCTATGGTGTCCTGATCATGAAAGCgttggaggaggaggtggggtTTACAAGGTTCTCTTCGTCTACAGGGAGACGGAGGGCGGAGTCCGCTCTCTTGTCTGTACGCTTCACCGGATGGACCTGACCTGGCGACGTATTCCTAACTCTTTTACAACTTGGGACAATGACTACGGGGAGTTGAAGGAGTCTCCATGCGTCAATGGAGCTGTTCACCGCGTCCACAGCTACCTTCGCGAGGATTTGGAATGCGGCATTGCCGCCTTCGATATCCACCAAGAGAGATTTACAGAAATTGGGTTCCCTCCGGACTGTTGCTCCCCGGAAAAGAGGTGTTGGAGTGCCTCCGGCTATTTACGCCATGTGCCGAGAGTGGCGGAGCTGAGAGGGCTCCTTGCTTTGTTCCACATGGATGGTTCTGGCACTTTCATGGAGACATGGTTGCTGACTGATTATTATGGTGGCGTTTGGACCAAAGATCACACCATCTGCCTTACGGTACTGTACAAGGAGCTTCATTTGGACATGAGAAACAGAGGCCCGAAAGAGAGTCTCCATGTCTACCCTGTGGTCAAGTTCAGCGACAAAGAACTGGTAATGAGGATTTATGCTCCTgtaccaccgccgccgccgtcgtcgtcATCGTGTTGCTGTTCAAGCGCGGGTTGCTGTTCAAGCGCGAGATTCTTTACCTATGAGTTCTTCTCTTATGACCCTGTGCTAAAGAATACGACCATTCTAAGCGGAATATTGGACATTAATGGTCTTTACGTAGAGAGCCTGGTTTCCCCTTGCGaaacgacgacgacgacgacgacgaaggagaataaaaagaagaagaagaagaagaagaagaaaag ATGGATAATGGAAAACGGATGCATCGCTTCTCATGAGCATTGA